A genome region from Penicillium psychrofluorescens genome assembly, chromosome: 3 includes the following:
- a CDS encoding uncharacterized protein (ID:PFLUO_004263-T1.cds;~source:funannotate), with product MRTLRCVRLGRANAPFYLRQNVLRLPSLCQCQQTRPIASQTPRLRRPCQATNQTNLRAFHLPSLSSFLPSSSNGNGNGDNNNGRVLTATRSLPYTPELLFSVISAVESYSQFLPFLTASTVTTRDPVTNFPTQAFLTVGYGPLSETFTSRVDCDAQKWVVEARSGAKYSDQKSASFFPGATEGIFKYLSTRWELEPSPQTKGGTPQTKVRLEVRFEFQNQLHATVMSTVEGQMANVMIEAFEKRMREVEGKGR from the coding sequence atGCGAACCCTCCGTTGTGTACGACTCGGTCGTGCGAATGCACCCTTCTACCTACGTCAAAATGTGCTCCGACTACCATCCCTCTGCCAATGCCAGCAGACACGACCAATAGCAAGCCAAACACCACGGCTGCGACGACCTTGCCAGGCAACAAATCAGACCAACCTCCGAGCCTTCCaccttccctctctctcctccttcctACCATCATCTTCTAATGGCAACGGCAATGGTGACAATAACAACGGCCGTGTCCTAACCGCCACCCGCTCGCTCCCCTACACACCGGAGCTTCTCTTCAgcgtcatctccgccgtggAATCCTACTCGCAATTCCTCCCTTTCCTCACAGCCTCCACGGTGACGACCCGCGACCCTGTGACAAACTTTCCGACGCAGGCGTTTCTGACAGTGGGATACGGCCCTCTCAGCGAGACCTTCACATCACGCGTGGACTGCGATGCCCAGAAGTGGGTGGTCGAGGCGCGCAGCGGGGCAAAATACTCGGATCAAAAAAGTGCAAGCTTCTTCCCCGGTGCTACTGAGGGTATCTTCAAGTACCTTTCGACGCGTTGGGAATTGGAACCAAGCCCGCAGACTAAGGGAGGAACGCCGCAGACAAAAGTCCGACTCGAAGTGCGGTTTGAATTTCAGAATCAGTTGCATGCTACCGTTATGAGTACTGTTGAGGGTCAGATGGCGAATGTTATGATTGAGGCATTTGAGAAGCGCATGcgggaggtggaggggaaagggcgatga
- a CDS encoding uncharacterized protein (ID:PFLUO_004262-T1.cds;~source:funannotate) → MFSRLARPQSALRAVSSFSPLSQTPSSALPRFQSRSIHRLPQLQHDAYYKENGVPEFMSPDAFDFAWTQYQTFLIQKLNGLTQDTVDADAKPGELLVKYSRRSEMASLFNYASMAHNNHFFFNCLSPTPTRIPTAFAATITETCSSVESLKLDFLATANAMFGPGFVWLAKNLDSQGLMHIFCTYNAGSPYPAAHSRQQPVDMNTHSPEAPLGNQFAGSMGAHAPGQKTMAPGALDVQPILCVNTWEHAWMMDYGIAGKEEYLERWWDRINWDVVFDNYNAVGQKAQQKDFRLRA, encoded by the exons ATGTTCAGCCGCCTCGCTAGGCCGCAGAGCGCTTTGCGCGCGGTCTCCTCATTCTCTCCACTCTCTCAG ACACCCTCCTCCGCTCTCCCACGCTTCCAGTCCCGGAGCATCCATCGCCTACCCCAATTGCAGCATGACGCCTACTACAAAGAGAATGGTGTTCCGGAATTCATGTCTCCCGATGCATTTGACTTTGCCTGGACCCAGTACCAAACATTCCTGATCCAGAAGCTCAACGGGTTGACGCAAG ACACCGTGGATGCGGATGCGAAACCCGGAGAATTGCTGGTCAAGTACTCGCGGCGTTCGGAGATGGCCTCGCTGTTCAACTACGCCTCAATGGCTCACAACAACCACTTCTTTTTCAACTGCCTG TCCCCTACCCCCACCCGGATCCCTACAGCCTTCGCTGCCACCATCACCGAAACCTGCTCGTCCGTTGAGTCTCTGAAGCTGGATTTCCTGGCAACCGCCAACGCGATGTTCGGTCCGGGTTTCGTGTGGCTCGCCAAGAACCTGGACAGCCAGGGCCTGATGCACATCTTCTGCACGTACAACGCCGGATCGCCATACCCGGCCGCGCACTCGCGGCAGCAGCCCGTCGACATGAACACGCACTCGCCGGAAGCGCCGCTGGGCAACCAGTTCGCAGGATCGATGGGCGCACATGCGCCGGGCCAGAAGACAATGGCTCCCGGCGCGCTGGATGTACAGCCCATTCTTTGCGTCAACACGTGGGAGCACGCGTGGATGATGGACTATGGCATTGCGGGTAAGGAAGAGTACCTGGAGCGGTGGTGGGATCGGATCAACTGGGATGTGGTGTTTGACAACTACAACGCCGTGGGCCAAAAGGCACAGCAGAAGGATTTTAGACTGAGGGCTTGA
- a CDS encoding uncharacterized protein (ID:PFLUO_004261-T1.cds;~source:funannotate), with translation MARSTMSGIIARQPSLLLLLALTATAIKPSYALDLLPRSSDSCPVSYQQCGSTKLPADFCCPSASTCISLDDASSAICCPAGSDCDFISPVTCDVSQQDAALHPESAVKTTRLNGTLPTCGDDCCPFGYSCQDGNTCKMDKSTASTATAVLPDTSTTTSTTTSHTTTELVSATTTSTQTTPTTPALTFTPVQSPLATTATTITSSKAATAADSQQTCSLAKSCPSFPSKAVVAGFFPGAVFGAILALLITTCLRHRARRNEPLIQDSKHTGPQWSQRSSNGALLGISRPIASDDGSYRTDFLLRPAEAKRSSTGARSMLSRTGTRVRSLFSGNTIYEKDVPPLPVPYPTTPPRQRASSTESIRVFSPPGAFAQSSKFLGPEPYPGAIARPDTTFTDLMQVVGFGGKNGGGGKISEKR, from the coding sequence ATGGCGAGATCGACTATGTCAGGCATCATTGCCCGACAGCCTTCACTTCTACTGCTTTTAGCCCTGACGGCTACAGCAATTAAACCCAGCTATGCCTTGGATCTTCTCCCTCGAAGCTCAGATTCCTGCCCAGTTTCATACCAGCAGTGTGGCAGCACGAAACTCCCAGCCGACTTCTGCTGCCCATCAGCATCCACCTGCATCAGTCTGGATGATGCAAGCTCAGCCATCTGCTGTCCCGCGGGCTCTGACTGCGACTTTATCTCGCCGGTTACTTGCGATGTCTCCCAGCAGGATGCAGCGCTGCATCCCGAGAGCGCCGTCAAGACCACCCGTTTGAACGGCACACTTCCCACATGCGGCGATGACTGCTGTCCCTTTGGCTATTCCTGTCAAGATGGAAACACATGCAAAATGGACAAGAGTACAGCGTCAACGGCGACTGCTGTCTTGCCGGATACGTCGACCACCACCTCAACGACTACCAGTCATACAACAACCGAATTAGTCTCAGCAACGACCACGTCAACACAAACAACTCCGACAACCCCAGCACTGACATTCACCCCCGTCCAATCCCCCTtagcaacaacagcaacaaccatcacctcctccaaaGCGGCCACAGCTGCAGACAGCCAGCAAACCTGCTCCCTCGCCAAATCTTGCCCCTCCTTCCCCAGCAAAGCAGTGGTAGCAGGCTTCTTCCCCGGTGCCGTTTTTGGCGCAATCCTCGCCCTCCTAATAACAACCTGTCTCCGCCACCGCGCACGCCGCAACGAACCGCTCATCCAAGATTCCAAACATACGGGACCACAGTGGTCCCAGCGTTCTTCCAACGGAGCTCTACTTGGAATATCCCGTCCCATTGCCTCAGACGACGGGTCCTACCGCACAGACTTCCTCTTGCGTCCCGCAGAAGCAAAAAGATCCTCGACGGGTGCCAGATCTATGCTTTCCAGAACAGGGACTCGAGTCCGTAGTCTTTTCTCTGGTAATACAATCTATGAGAAAGACGTTCCTCCCTTGCCGGTGCCGTATCCCACTACTCCGCCGAGACAGCGTGCATCGAGTACGGAGAGTATACGGGTATTCTCACCGCCGGGTGCATTTGCACAGTCTTCGAAGTTCCTGGGCCCGGAGCCGTACCCGGGGGCTATTGCACGGCCAGATACTACATTTACGGACTTGATGCAGGTTGTTGGGTTTGGAGGGAagaatggaggtggaggcaAGATCTCGGAGAAAAGGTGA
- a CDS encoding uncharacterized protein (ID:PFLUO_004260-T1.cds;~source:funannotate) has translation MTDKHGDQASPQTLATHADTSNVKKVPPPETPEAIQTRFRVIAAFWAVIIFLGFPIWWKTTSIYRAHLPIQEMVDWADSKACRPVFPLEIHLATPGLQSTEAQHLLRTTQHTLDDLNEFAAHHLRLKLADDHTGEEDVTEDKADTALTVRLLPQEDIAVPRSEIHTDTAQLDVFYPPSQVPAPSSSNPPLSAFIAEELQRLYSEEKATIAHILSGNTAGLDSTSPQVAESISRRLRRSMKYAETYHLSFSLFTPGAEPSSWDIEAAVHEYLSPLLEAFAPISNFTVDTQVQLYATFSPTAPLPEYDETEAAWNLKKEDLSAFINAAEWPLNPSIGNGPTINFILYVPSPSQSPLIVKENRASSWIIPQWGGVFLLNPDLSPKSKSNPAHLSQESLRPAFMTFSHQLLTLLGTPSTPASLPLRLHTLIRMRAAALLLSASSTMGSLARLTESLPSIPIPATVAASVSTTLSHLAATCSNLRDGRFSAALASARIAEAEAERSFFEKSMVGQVYFPDEHKVAVYLPLLGPIGVPLVVGLVKELKRIVASRKARRQAA, from the exons ATGACCGATAAACATGGAGACCAGGCGTCTCCTCAAACACTGGCCACTCATGCCGACACATCCAACGTCAAAAAGGTCCCGCCCCCCGAAACCCCGGAGGCCATCCAAACACGCTTCCGCGTTATCGCGGCCTTCTGGGCTGTGATTATCTTCCTAGGGTTTCCAATTTGGTGGAAGACAACCTCTATCTACCGAGCCCACCTCCCGATTCAGGAAATGGTGGATTGGGCCGATAGCAAG GCCTGTCGTCCCGTCTTCCCTTTGGAGATCCATCTCGCAACGCCGGGGTTGCAGTCTACAGAGGCCCAGCATCTCCTTCGTACGACGCAGCACACACTCGACGATCTCAATGAATTCGCTGCCCATCACCTGCGGCTCAAGTTGGCGGATGATCACactggcgaggaggacgtGACGGAGGACAAGGCAGATACAGCATTGACCGTTCGTCTGCTGCCCCAGGAGGATATCGCTGTTCCACGGTCCGAAATTCACACAGACACAGCCCAGCTCGATGTATTCTATCCTCCGAGCCAGGTTCCCGCTCCGTCGTCCTCGAATCCACCTCTCTCAGCCTTCATTGCGGAGGAGCTACAGCGACTCTATAGCGAGGAGAAGGCTACCATTGCACACATCCTGTCGGGAAACACGGCTGGGCTAGATTCGACGTCGCCGCAGGTGGCTGAGAGCATCAGCAGACGGCTACGCCGGTCCATGAAGTACGCCGAGACCTACCACTTGTCATTCTCCCTGTTTACTCCGGGAGCGGAGCCATCTTCGTGGGACATTGAGGCTGCCGTGCATGAATACCTGTCACCTCTCCTAGAGGCATTCGCCCCCATCAGCAACTTCACGGTTGACACGCAGGTCCAACTATACGCGACATTTTCACCGACTGCTCCACTTCCCGAGTACGACGAGACAGAAGCCGCCTGGAAtttgaagaaagaagacctCAGCGCCTTCATCAACGCGGCTGAATGGCCGCTCAACCCCAgcatcggcaatggcccCACGATCAACTTCATCCTTTACGTCCCTTCTCCGTCGCAGTCCCCGTTGATCGTTAAAGAAAACCGCGCCTCGAGCTGGATTATCCCGCAATGGGGCGGTGTTTTCCTCCTCAACCCGGACCTATCTCCAAAAAGCAAATCCAATCCCGCTCATCTCTCCCAAGAATCCCTCCGTCCTGCATTCATGACATTCTCACACCAactcctcaccctcctcggcACCCCAAGTACCCCcgcctccctccctcttcgcCTCCATACACTTATCCGTATGCGCGCGGCGGCACTCCTCCTATCTGCTTCATCGACCATGGGCTCTCTCGCCCGTCTCACGGAATCTCTACCTTCAATCCCAATCCCCGCCACCGTGGCCGCGTCCGTCTCCACGACATTGTCCCATCTCGCCGCGACCTGCTCCAATCTACGAGACGGCCGTTTCTCCGCTGCGCTCGCCAGCGCGCGGATCGCGGAGGCTGAGGCCGAGCGCAGCTTCTTTGAGAAGAGTATGGTGGGCCAGGTATATTTCCCGGACGAGCACAAGGTCGCCGTTTACCTGCCGCTTCTGGGACCGATTGGCGTGCCCTTGGTGGTTGGGCTGGTCAAGGAGTTGAAGAGGATTGTGGCTAGCAGGAAGGCGAGAAGACAGGCCGCGTAG
- a CDS encoding uncharacterized protein (ID:PFLUO_004264-T1.cds;~source:funannotate): MITSLYRAIHYGEEIDLRANVLSSLRTEQTAYTLKQLESSSRTWEFACSMEWLDAHEVQKFLSEKGIQIQGNAFPFVIYDSNPGLISSLPLHLNVAAFIKYLSFGAICVRPGPAFRREHVLNALRFATVSYS; the protein is encoded by the exons ATGATCACCTCCCTCTACCGTGCGATACATTATGGAGAGGAAATTGATCTTCGAGCCAATGTGCTCAGTTCGCTGCGCACAGAGCAGACCGCCTACACATTAAAACAGCTCGAATCCTCGTCCAGAACGTGGGAATTTGCATGCTCTATGGAATGGCTAGATGCTCACGAGGTGCAGAAGTTCCTGAGCGAGAAGGGGATTCAGATACAGGGGAATGCTTTCCCCTTCGTTATCTATGATTCAAATCCAGGCCTGATTTCTTCCCTACCACTACATCTTAACGTCGCAGCATTTATCAAGT ATTTGTCCTTTGGGGCCATATGCGTCCGCCCTGGGCCGGCATTTCGACGGGAACACGTTTTAAATGCGCTTCGCTTTGCGACTGTGAGCTATTCTTGA
- a CDS encoding uncharacterized protein (ID:PFLUO_004267-T1.cds;~source:funannotate), with product MPWPLSITLPATAATMAYLNARWSLFYDFNLIGSLLKIRMRSGAAERGDRLNLFYVLETHALAPTTADLPFIVYNGRSWTFHETYIMALRYGAWFKKVHGVRRKEIVAIDFMNSSTFLFMVVGLWSIGAVPAFINYNLAGKPLTHSVRTSTSRLLVVDEDVRNCFPPEQLKTFASSDFRDGKGPVQVLFFTPEVEAQIMAMEPAREDDKVRSGVVPRDMALLIYTSGTTGLPKPAIVSWKKCWSGGVFTGNWMNIGPSDRFFTCMPLYHSSAVVLGFVTCLMNGATLIIGRKFSAHGFMKEARENDATIIQYVGETLRYILGAPPEIDPVTGEDMDKKHQIRLAFGNGLRPDIWNRFKDRFNIPTIAEFYAATEGTTGSWNISTNDFAAGAIGRNGAIGNFILGRGSALVEVDMETQEPWRDPKTGLCKRVPRGDPGELLFAIDATDPGEAFQGYFQNPKATESKILRDVLKKGDAFFRTGDMVRWDKDGRWFFSDRLGDTFRWKSENVSTNEVAEVLGAHPEVHEANVYGVALPNHDGRAGCAAIVFNQQILNGNADSPALEPSQATLNSLAVHVLKNLPRFAAPLFLRVTPEMQATGNNKQQKHVLRTEGVDPALVTKNDRLYWLQGTSYVPFEEKDWVRVTGGQVRL from the exons ATGCCGTGGCCCTTGAGCATCACCCTCCCAGCCACCGCGGCGACGATGGCCTACCTGAATGCAAGATGGTCACTTTTCTACGATTTCAACCTGATCGGCAGCCTGCTCAAGATCAGAATGAGATCGGGTGCTGCCGAGCGTGGCGATCGCCTCAACCTCTTCTACGTCCTAGAAACCCATGCGCTCGCCCCGACCACGGCCGACCTCCCGTTTATCGTGTATAACGGTCGCTCCTGGACGTTTCACGAAACCTATATCATGGCCCTGCGCTATGGGGCTTGGTTCAAAAAGGTGCACGGCGTGCGACGCAAGGAGATCGTTGCCATCGACTTTATGAACTCGTCCACGTTCCTGTTCATGGTTGTCGGGCTCTGGAGTATCGGCGCCGTCCCGGCCTTTATCAACTATAACCTGGCCGGCAAGCCGCTGACCCACTCGGTCCGCACATCTACGTCgaggctgctggtggtggatgaggatgtccGTAACTGCTTCCCGCCGGAGCAGCTGAAAACCTTTGCTTCCTCCGACTTCCGGGACGGAAAGGGTCCCGTCCAGGTCTTATTCTTTACGCCAGAGGTGGAGGCACAGATCATGGCAATGGAGCCCGCGCGCGAGGATGACAAGGTGCGCAGTGGAGTGGTGCCCCGGGACATGGCCCTGTTGATCTACACCAGCGGTACCACGGGTCTTCCCAAGCCGGCTATTGTCAGTTGGAAGAAATGCTGGTCTGGTGGTGTGTTTACTGGGAACTGGATGAACATTGGTCCATCTGACCGATTTTTCACG TGCATGCCTCTGTACCATTCATCTGCAGTTGTCCTCGGATTTGTGACATGCCTGATGAACGGAGCTACCTTGATCATAGGCCGCAAGTTCTCTGCGCATGGCTTCATGAAAGAGGCGCGTGAGAACGATGCGACGATCATCCAGTATGTTGGCGAGACCCTTCGGTATATCCTGGGTGCGCCGCCTGAGATCGACCCCGTCACTGGCGAAGACATGGACAAGAAGCATCAGATTCGGCTAGCATTCGGCAACGGCCTTCGCCCGGACATCTGGAATCGGTTCAAGGATCGATTCAACATCCCCACGATCGCCGAGTTCTATGCCGCCACCGAAGGCACCACTGGCTCGTGGAATATCTCGACCAACGATTTCGCCGCGGGTGCCATTGGCCGCAACGGTGCGATTGGAAACTTCATCCTTGGTCGTGGCTCGGCCCTTGTGGAAGTTGATATGGAAACCCAGGAACCGTGGCGCGACCCCAAGACGGGTCTGTGCAAGCGCGTTCCTCGCGGCGATCCCGGCGAGCTGCTGTTTGCCATCGATGCCACCGACCCAGGCGAGGCCTTCCAGGGCTACTTCCAAAACCCGAAGGCTACAGAGAGTAAGATCCTGCGGGACGTGCTCAAGAAGGGCGACGCCTTCTTCCGAACGGGCGACATGGTCCGCTGGGACAAGGATGGCCGCTGGTTCTTCTCGGACCGTCTGGGCGACACCTTCCGGTGGAAGAGCGAGAACGTGTCCACCAACGAAGTCGCCGAAGTCCTCGGTGCTCATCCAGAGGTGCATGAAGCCAATGTCTACGGCGTAGCTCTTCCCAACCATGATGGCCGCGCGGGATGTGCGGCGATCGTATTCAACCAGCAGATTCTGAACGGTAATGCGGACAGTCCTGCGCTAGAGCCTTCGCAGGCCACCCTGAACAGTCTGGCCGTACACGTTCTCAAGAACCTGCCCCGTTTCGCGGCGCCGCTCTTCCTGCGCGTCACGCCGGAGATGCAGGCAACGGGCAACaacaagcagcagaagcatGTCCTGCGCACGGAGGGCGTGGACCCGGCGCTGGTCACGAAGAACGATCGCCTGTACTGGCTTCAGGGCACCTCCTATGTGCCgtttgaggagaaggatTGGGTCCGGGTGACTGGTGGCCAGGTCCGATTGTAA
- a CDS encoding uncharacterized protein (ID:PFLUO_004266-T1.cds;~source:funannotate) — translation MSSPSLLARLRSRPTRQTLRARPITLSSRLSSSSSSPVSAITTQFLTRFQSLGPQTRTQLLDANQLQLFSLTLNRPTLWPNDNNNSPSLSNSAPAPPSGTPLPPGYHLAYFTPAFLGSELGADGTDASYNPEPPFTRRMWAGGEVSWPRGKDGKPNLLRVGQTVRETTRVLSAEPKVVKKTGEDMIVVGVEKEFANEDGPAVIDRRNWVFRKALPNPPSSTSPSPAATSAAHTAPLNPPSSAIVSQGTTHTRTLVQTPVTLFRFSALTFNPHKIHYSLPWARDVEGHRDIVVHGPLNLISILDMWRDIRPHEEVPASISYRATSPLYAGDEYRIVLEEGDGAAQVQILGPDGVAMKADIRGSPVR, via the exons ATGTCCTCACCCTCTCTTCTAGCGCGTTTGCGCTCCCGACCAACCCGTCAAACCCTGCGCGCGCGGCCCATCACCCTCTCAAGCCGcctctcctcttccagtTCTTCCCCCGTCTCAGCAATAACAACCCAATTCCTCACCCGCTTCCAATCGCTCGGCCCACAAACCCGCACCCAACTCCTAGACGCAAACCAGCTCCAATTGttctccctcaccctcaACCGTCCCACTCTCTGGCccaacgacaacaacaactccCCATCCTTATCTAACTCCGCACCCGCCCCTCCGTCCGGCACGCCATTACCACCCGGCTACCACCTCGCCTACTTCACGCCGGCCTTTTTGGGATCCGAGCTTGGCGCTGACGGCACAGATGCATCGTATAATCCGGAACCGCCGTTCACGCGTCGTATGTGGGCTGGTGGAGAGGTGTCCTGGCCGCGTGGGAAAGACGGGAAGCCGAATCTGCTGCGTGTGGGACAAACGGTGCGCGAGACAACCCGCGTGCTGAGTGCCGAGCCTAAGGTTGTCAAGAAGACGGGCGAGGATATGATTGTTGTCGGGGTGGAGAAAGAGTTTGCGAATGAGGATGGGCCGGCTGTGATTGATCGGAG AAACTGGGTGTTTCGCAAAGCCCTTCCCAACCCACCGTCATCAACTTCTCCGTCTCCCGCTGCGACGTCGGCGGCGCACACGGCACCACTGAACCCGCCCTCGTCCGCTATTGTCTCCCAGGGCACCACCCACACGCGAACGCTGGTCCAGACGCCCGTGACGCTGTTCCGCTTCTCAGCGCTGACCTTCAACCCGCACAAGATCCACTACTCGCTGCCGTGGGCGCGGGATGTCGAGGGGCATCGGGATATTGTTGTTCACGGACCCTTGAACCTCATCTCTATCCTGGATATGTGGCGAGATATTCGTCCGCATGAGGAGGTGCCCGCGAGTATATCCTATCGAGCGACGAGTCCATTATATGCGGGGGATGAGTATCGGATTgtgctggaggagggagatggtGCGGCCCAGGTACAGATTCTGGGACCGGATGGAGTGGCGATGAAGGCAGACATCCGGGGTAGTCCAGTCCGGTAG
- a CDS encoding uncharacterized protein (ID:PFLUO_004265-T1.cds;~source:funannotate), whose product MSNPASSNTLDPSASALKKRTRVQFSLKCCRTHPCGNCKKRGEAASCTYVGRGPRGKAQHGRSSPAVVQDRLQHLENLVMSLAQKNRPDQSVDINFDALLNDGPGIYPTPSTSSNQEAKSPPLDAPGRLVVKNEEINYIDSAHWRAILEEIHGVKEYLDENGEHSEDEGVEDGPYDSSSPALLLGIGRPVSMEELLIDIPARSVADRLVSRFLNTTEPSLVVIHVPTFQKEYEQFWRAPHEVSFTWLAMLYAIMTLSVSLYNRSEEPLPVTMADALLTWNVFRKRVAQCLVQANYLAPGRYKAEALFLYCTGEFYRSQDAQIGVSYLLGIAIKLAMRMGYHRDPRHYTSLTALEGEMRRRQWCMLCQFDTLISYQVGLPRTIQPWQYDTELPSNHMDSDFDETTTQLPPPRPEEERTMSSYTRSKTRIMKVFGQITDLAYSRDHVTYEEALGIDRGLEEAHDMMPQFFQMRPMAQCIADPAELIMRRYTLELLYQKSRVVLHRRYMAEAPSNQRYSYSRGVCLAAATETLRHHADIWNECMPGGQLFFERQFLSSLQNTDFLLSAMILCLELSRDSERGDDRTLNERERTDLLNLLETTHRIFKEERRQSTDTQRAFAALAIMLNRVKSGAKGSIVQNMAEQPVMPMDAHFVPQPTLQVSMEQPQYSMYTAGPSDMQPAVNPTTEVPSHPSLGVIEEMLNTPSQLDWCLWDSRVNDFEMANQDNMWYSDPPSEPSMPTAPPSNGSLGYPR is encoded by the exons ATGTCCAACCCGGCCAGCAGCAATACCCTGGACCCCTCAGCCTCCGCTCTAAAGAAGAGAACTCGGGTCCAGTTCTC ACTGAAATGCTGTCGCACACACCCATGTGGCAACTGCAAGAAGCGTGGTGAGGCGGCTTCGTGCACCTATGTCGGTCGCGGCCCTCGCGGCAAGGCCCAGCATGGCCGCTCTAGCCCGGCCGTAGTCCAGGACCGGTTGCAGCATCTGGAGAATCTGGTAATGTCGCTAGCGCAGAAGAACAGGCCAGATCAATCGGTAGATATCAATTTTGATGCACTGCTCAACGATGGTCCCGGCATATATCCCACGCCGTCCACAAGTTCCAATCAGGAGGCCAAGTCGCCACCACTCGATGCGCCGGGGAGActggtggtgaagaatgaGGAGATCAATTATATTGACAGTGCTCATTGGCGCGCCATTCTGGAAGAG ATCCACGGCGTCAAGGAGTATCTCGATGAAAATGGAGAACACTCCGAGGACGAAGGGGTCGAGGATGGCCCGTACGATAGCTCATCGCCCGCTCTGCTACTGGGCATCGGCCGGCCGGTGAGCATGGAGGAATTATTGATTGATATCCCCGCGCGGTCGGTTGCCGATCGGCTGGTCTCTCGCTTCCTCAACACGACGGAGCCATCGCTAG TGGTCATTCACGTTCCCACGTTTCAAAAAGAATATGAACAGTTCTGGCGAGCACCGCACGAGGTCTCCTTCACCTGGCTGGCCATGCTATATGCCATCATGACCCTGTCGGTATCTCTGTATAATCGCAGTGAAGAACCACTCCCGGTTACCATGGCCGACGCTCTGTTGACGTGGAATGTTTTCCGGAAGCGCGTGGCTCAGTGTCTGGTCCAGGCGAACTACCTGGCTCCCGGCCGATACAAGGCCGAGGCGCTTTTCCTCTACTGCACGGGGGAGTTTTACCGGAGCCAAGATGCGCAGATTGGAGTTTCGTACCTGCTTGGGATTGCAATTAAATTAGCCATGCGCATGGGCTACCACCGTGATCCGCGCCACTACACGAGCCTTACCGCCCTAGAAGGCGAAATGCGACGTCGCCAGTGGTGCATGCTCTGTCAGTTTGATACTCTGATCTCGTACCAAGTCGGACTTCCACGTACCATCCAGCCTTGGCAGTATGACACGGAGCTGCCCTCCAACCACATGGATAGCGACTTTGATGAGACGACCACCCAGCTCCCACCCCCTCGCCCGGAAGAGGAGCGGACGATGTCTTCTTACACTCGCAGTAAAACGCGCATTATGAAGGTCTTTGGGCAAATCACTGATCTGGCATATTCTCGAGACCATGTGACATACGAAGAAGCTCTTGGGATCGATCGcgggttggaggaggcgcaCGACATGATGCCGCAATTCTTCCAGATGCGACCCATGGCCCAGTGCATTGCAGACCCGGCCGAACTGATCATGCGCCGATACACCTTGGAGCTGCTCTATCAAAAGTCCCGCGTTGTGCTACATCGCCGATACATGGCCGAGGCCCCTAGCAACCAGCGATACTCGTACTCGCGAGGAGTCTGCCTCGCTGCCGCGACAGAAACTCTCCGACACCACGCGGATATTTGGAACGAGTGCATGCCGGGTGGCCAGCTGTTCTTCGAGCGGCAGTTTCTAAGCTCCTTGCAAAACACCGACTTCCTCCTGTCTGCCATGATTCTATGCCTGGAGCTTTCCCGGGACAGTGAGCGTGGTGATGACCGTACCCTGAATGAGCGTGAACGCACGGATCTCTTGAATCTTCTCGAGACCACGCATCGCATTTTCAAGGAGGAGCGTCGGCAGTCCACTGATACGCAGCGCGCATTTGCTGCCTTGGCGATCATGCTGAACCGCGTGAAGAGTGGTGCTAAGGGCAGCATTGTGCAAAATATGGCCGAGCAGCCGGTCATGCCGATGGATG CTCACTTCGTGCCGCAACCTACTTTGCAAGTCTCTATGGAGCAGCCACAGTATTCTATGTACACAGCTGGTCCCAGCGACATGCAGCCCGCGGTGAATCCGACCACCGAGGTCCCATCGCATCCATCTCTAGGCGTAATTGAGGAGATGCTCAACACACCGTCCCAGCTGGACTGG TGTCTCTGGGATAGCCGCGTGAACGACTTCGAAATGGCAAATCAGGACAACATGTGGTACTCCGACCCGCCGTCCGAGCCCTCCATGCCGACTGCACCGCCAAGCAACGGGTCCTTAGGCTATCCAAGGTAA